The following coding sequences are from one Panicum hallii strain FIL2 chromosome 5, PHallii_v3.1, whole genome shotgun sequence window:
- the LOC112892670 gene encoding predicted GPI-anchored protein 23, producing the protein MSRGRGISAVLGRRRLPSTTSGSTSSAGGEALLATLATPGATPSASSATSSAATSAASGAAASAVAAAPSAAGSAGEGPASSSEAAAAASIAAAALVDSSWGAASGRGGVEASGTGPMGPVASGAASGGGPARDGVEGPDAGWGPDPPVGTSEDCGLPYHLYG; encoded by the coding sequence atgagccggggaaGAGGGATCTCCGCCGTGCTtgggaggaggcgccttcccagcaccacctccggttccacCTCCTCTGCCGGTGGGGAGGCGCTGCTGGCAACTTTGGCGACCCCTGGTGCCACCCCCTCCGCCTCTTCCGCTACCTCCAGTGCCGCCACCTCTGCTGCCTCCGGCGCTGCAGCCTCCGCCGTGGCAGCGGCCCCCTCAGCCGCTGGCTCGGCTGGTGAGGGCCCGGCCTCGTCGTCTGAAGCTGCGGCCGCTGCCTCCATAGCAGCAGCGGCTTTGGTGGActcctcctggggggcagcTTCGGGTCGTGGCGGGGTGGAGGCATCCGGCACCGGGCCCATGGGTCCGGTGGCTTCTGGAGCTGCTTCGGGCGGGGGTCCTGCTAGGGACGGCGTCGAGGGTCCCgacgctggctgggggccggatcccCCAGTTGGTACGTCTGAAGATTGTGGCCTGCCGTATCACCTGTATGGTTAA